The genomic DNA ACTAGCAAGGCTAGCAACCTCACCGTGCCGTCAGAGACCGATGCAGGATTGATGGCTGCCTTCAACTTGTCTTCGACTATCTGAAATGCGAGCGTGTCTTCAATCGGCAGCTTTGTGGTCTTTACGTCCTTGAGCCCTGGTACTATTGCTCTCAATCCCTGGGCTATCGAAGCTCGATCATCCTTGCTCATTCTGTGCAAGATGGTCGCGAGCTTCTCACCCGCCGGGCCAAGAATAACATGCGGCTCGTCGCGATATGGCTGTCGCGCGACACTTGGAACGAAATTGTGGAACCGCCACCCCCGTATTTCCTCGCGAAGTATCGTCGCCGGCAGGGAAAAGAAACCTACTCCAACCAACGCAAGTCGGGTAGGTTCTTGCTCCGGTACCGGGATCGTCCGCGTGCCTCCTCCGTGTGTGGGATCGATGACGGAGACCGTATCTTCGCTCCTTTCCAAGCCTACTCTGGCCGATTTTCCGTCACGTACAACCAGCGCCGTTAGCAACTCCATCTCAATTCGAGGTGGCGTTTCCTCACTTCTCAAATCGAGGACCAGAGTATACTCAAACGATCTCACAAGGAGGTCATCCTGTTGATCCGAGTCGTGGTTGAACCTAAATCGGAACTCCTTTTCTATTTTCAATACGAGCCGAACCGGTTTTGCGTGCTGACGTTGACGAAGGCGCTTGTTCCGAACCTCCGCATTGCCGCCCATCTCGCTGACAGCATAAGAAACATCATGGGCAACGGCGTTCTGCAAGAACCTCAGCGCATAGAGCAGGTTGCTCTTTCCTGACGCGTTGGCGCCGACCACGAAGTTCAGTGGACCCAAATCGACGGTCTCCGCCGGGGAGCCAAAGCTCTTGAAGCCCTCGATTGAGAGTTCAGTAATCATGAAATCTACGTCCTCGAAACAGTATGGAGACAATGGTCTCGGAAATCAAACCGCGCCAACGCGTCTTCTCTGGATGGCCCCGTGGCGCATCCGGCTAGAGCGGCTGGTCCGTCGACGACCAGGAACGGTGCAACCCCTCGTTGGCGTACAACTCGGCTCGGAGTGACGTCGAACGGTACAGGCCAACCCACCCGGCCCATGGACCCGCCCGGTGCATCCGCAGGGGAACGGGGCCTCGGCGCGCGCAGCGTATTTCGGTTCATCGTTGACATGCAACTAGCGCGTGGCGATAGTCGTGCGGCATGACGCCGATAGGACGACGGGTGCGGCGCGCGGGCCGGGGGCTGATCCATACCTCGGAGCCGGTGCGGGCGAGCGCCTTCGCCGAGCCGCAGGTGGAGCTTCTTTCGATTGTGCCGTGGGGGCCGGACGGGCTGCGCGTGCGGGTGACGGTGGGGCCGCGCATCCTCGACACTGCCTGGGCGCTGACCGAGCCGGTGGGCGGCGGCAGCGCGGCCGAGGTAACGGTAGGCGACAGCGTGGCGACGGTGCGCAACGGCAGGATCTCGGCGCGGCTGACCGGCGTGACGCGCGGGCGGGCGACCGCCCGGCTGGAGTTCTTCCGTCATCCCGGCGGGGAGGGCGGCGATGGGGC from Spirochaetaceae bacterium includes the following:
- a CDS encoding AAA family ATPase, yielding MITELSIEGFKSFGSPAETVDLGPLNFVVGANASGKSNLLYALRFLQNAVAHDVSYAVSEMGGNAEVRNKRLRQRQHAKPVRLVLKIEKEFRFRFNHDSDQQDDLLVRSFEYTLVLDLRSEETPPRIEMELLTALVVRDGKSARVGLERSEDTVSVIDPTHGGGTRTIPVPEQEPTRLALVGVGFFSLPATILREEIRGWRFHNFVPSVARQPYRDEPHVILGPAGEKLATILHRMSKDDRASIAQGLRAIVPGLKDVKTTKLPIEDTLAFQIVEDKLKAAINPASVSDGTVRLLALLVVTTWSVRNSSLITIEEPENGVHPHLAEYLVDILRSASEHSQVIVTTHAPDLLDHLEPKEVVLCDKEDGFTILKNASSVEDIEKFRKHFSLGELWSQGAVGAIP